The Takifugu rubripes chromosome 7, fTakRub1.2, whole genome shotgun sequence genome has a segment encoding these proteins:
- the stmn1b gene encoding stathmin 1b translates to MDVCEGFQVKELDRRSSGSAFQLILSPSNAKEAKAKVLLSPERKEISLEEQKKKMAAAEERRKSREFEMLKHFAEVREHEKEVLQKVVEERNTFSKTTQENLAQKMEAYKENRGAQMAALSEKFKARDKKLEEVKKKLSQ, encoded by the exons ATGGATGTCTGTGAAG GCTTTCAAGTGAAGGAGCTGGACAGGCGTTCTTCAGGGAGCGCGTTTCAGCTCATCCTCAGCCCCTCCAACGCTAAAGAGGCCAAGGCCAAGGTTCTGCTGTCTCCTGAGAGGAAGGAGATCTCTTTAGAAgagcaaaagaagaaaatggcagCTGCAGAAGAGAGACGGAAG AGCCGGGAGTTTGAAATGCTGAAACATTTCGCTGAGGTCCGCGAGCACGAGAAGGAAGTTCTGCAGAAGGTCGTGGAGGAAAGGAACACCTTCAGCAAGACGACTCAGGAGAACCTCGCTCAGAAGATGGAGGCCTACAAAGAGAACCGCGGGGCCCAGATGGCGGCCCTCAGCGAGAAGTTCAAGGCCAGG GACAAGAAGCTGGAAGAAGTAAAGAAGAAACTGTCTCagtaa
- the paqr7b gene encoding membrane progestin receptor alpha-B → MATVVMEQIGRLFINVQQLRQIPQLLETAFPTLPCTVKVSDVPWVFRERHILTGYRQPDQSWRYYFLTLFQRHNETLNVWSHLLAAFIILVKWQEMSETVDFLRDPHAQPLFIVLLAAFTYLSFSALAHLLSAKSELSYYTFYFLDYVGVAVYQYGSALAHYYYAIEKEWHNRVQRLFLPTAAFLAWLTCFGCCYGKYARADMSKLAQKLLQVVPSALAYCLDISPVVHRVYRCYQDGCSDPVVAYHFYHVLFFLIGAYFFCCPHPESLFPGRCDFIGQGHQFFHAFVVVCTLMQIEALRTDFAERRPLYEELHGDLAHDAVALFIFTACCSGLTAFCVRQRVRASLQEKKE, encoded by the coding sequence ATGGCGACGGTGGTGATGGAGCAGATCGGTCGCCTGTTCATCAACGTCCAGCAGCTCCGTCAGATCCCCCAGCTCCTGGAAACGGCCTTCCCAACGCTGCCTTGCACCGTCAAGGTGTCCGACGTCCCCTGGGTGTTCCGCGAACGCCACATCCTCACCGGCTACAGGCAGCCGGACCAAAGCTGGCGCTACTACTTTCTCACCCTCTTCCAAAGGCACAATGAGACCCTCAACGTCTGGAGCCACCTGTTGGCCGCCTTCATCATCCTGGTGAAGTGGCAGGAGATGTCGGAGACGGTAGATTTCCTGCGGGATCCTCACGCTCAGCCGCTCTTCATCGTGCTCCTGGCAGCCTTCACCTACCTCTCCTTCAGCGCTCTggctcatctcctctctgccaaGTCCGAACTGTCTTATTACACGTTCTACTTCCTCGACTATGTGGGAGTCGCCGTGTACCAGTACGGCAGCGCCCTGGCGCACTACTACTACGCCATTGAGAAAGAGTGGCACAATAGAGTCCAGAGACTCTTCCTGCCCACAGCGGCGTTCTTGGCCTGGCTCACTTGCTTCGGCTGCTGCTACGGTAAATATGCCAGAGCCGATATGTCCAAGTTGGCCCAGAAGCTCCTCCAGGTGGTGCCCTCGGCCCTGGCCTACTGTTTAGACATAAGCCCCGTCGTCCACCGCGTCTACAGGTGCTACCAGGACGGCTGCTCTGACCCGGTGGTGGCGTACCATTTCTACCAcgtgctcttcttcctcatcgGCGCCTACTTCTTCTGCTGCCCGCACCCGGAGAGCCTGTTCCCAGGGCGGTGCGACTTCATCGGGCAGGGCCACCAGTTCTTCCATGCCTTCGTGGTGGTGTGCACGCTGATGCAGATCGAAGCCCTGCGCACGGACTTCGCCGAACGCCGCCCGCTGTACGAGGAGCTGCACGGCGACCTGGCGCACGACGCCGTGGCGCTCTTCATCTTCACCGCCTGCTGCAGCGGCCTCACGGCGTTCTGCGTGCGCCAGCGCGTGCGTGCCTCCCTACAGGAGAAGAAGGAGTAA